DNA from Leptospira mayottensis 200901116:
GTTCAATAGAAATAGGTCTTTCTTTTATATAATACTTTGTTTCAGAATTTATACAAGTTAAGAAGCTTCTAAACTTTTTTCGGGTCGATTGCCCGATTCGGGCAATCGGTTTCAAAATTAATTGCCTAAAGCCGCTCTCTTTTTTTCAGCAAGCGTTTTCCAATAACCTTCCGGATATGCTTTGATTAGATTCTCATAGAACAATTTTTCCGCGTTCTTCTGACTTACTTCTCCACCATAAAATAATTTCTTTAAATAATCAGATTCCATTCCTTTGATATACTCTTCTCCAGTTTCTAGATTTACCAATACTTTATTTCCGGCAAAAAGTTCACTGAGATTCGGAGTATCATCTGCAATACCGTAAGGATCGTCTTTAGAAGCCGGAGCCACCTTTGCCATCAAAATCCCACCAAATGTGATATCCCCCGCTTTTGTTTTGATAGGAAATACCTTAAAAGATTTGGATGGCTCTACCGAAAAATCTCGAACCACTACTCGTCTACACTTCTGACCGCAATTTACTTGGTAAGTATAAGTTATGCCGGTAATTGCATATTCCTTTGCAGGATCAAGCGAGAGTAAAAGATAAAACGGAGAAAGATATCCAGTTTTTCCTTCAAGGTATTGAGTCGATTCTACTTTTTCCACCATCACTGGTTCTTCAATCGGATACGGGCTTACACTCAGAGAATTTTTTTTGGTGTCTTTTGAAACGATCTCGGAGAATTTGACCCCGTACATTCCAAGCTCAGCAAATACCGTTCCTGAATCTTTGCTGAATAAATTCAATAAATCTTTGTGGTTTTGGTTGTACGCATAAAGCCCGAAAGCCATGACCCCATATGATTTTTTATCTTTATCTGTTATAGGATTATATACACGCACCACTTCCTTCGTACAATTCGAAACTAATACAAAAAACGCGACGAACACAATTCGATTTAAAAAAATTGACATTATGAGTCTCTCCTTAAGCAATGAAAAAAATTCCACCTTAATAGACAATCATTTTGAAAAA
Protein-coding regions in this window:
- the lp30 gene encoding plasminogen-binding receptor Lp30, with product MSIFLNRIVFVAFFVLVSNCTKEVVRVYNPITDKDKKSYGVMAFGLYAYNQNHKDLLNLFSKDSGTVFAELGMYGVKFSEIVSKDTKKNSLSVSPYPIEEPVMVEKVESTQYLEGKTGYLSPFYLLLSLDPAKEYAITGITYTYQVNCGQKCRRVVVRDFSVEPSKSFKVFPIKTKAGDITFGGILMAKVAPASKDDPYGIADDTPNLSELFAGNKVLVNLETGEEYIKGMESDYLKKLFYGGEVSQKNAEKLFYENLIKAYPEGYWKTLAEKKRAALGN